The Mannheimia granulomatis sequence CGAAAGGCTTATTTTTATTTTAAATAATCTCTTAGCATAAACAATGCGGACAAATTTCTGGCTTCCGCAAAATGTACATCAGCCAATAGTTCATCAATTTTATCAAGTGGATAACGTACAATTTCTAAAGGCTCCGGTTCATCACCCTCTAATTGAGAGGGGTATAAATCTTCCGCCACAAACACGTGCATTAAGCCATACATATGGCTTGGGCCACTATAAAGTGAACGCAAAAATGCCAGTTTTCTTGCCCCGAAACCAATTTCTTCCTGCAATTCTCGATTCGCACTTTCAATCGGATCTTCACCTGAATCAACAATTCCTTTCGGAAAACTCAATTCATAACGCTCAGAGCCTACCGCATACTCTTTAATGAAAATCAGCTCATTATTTTGGATAGGTATCACTAACACAGAAGAACGGCGTTGCGGCGTTAAACGCTCATAAGTCCGCTCCTCTCCGTTTGAAAAACGCAAATCAACTGCTTGCACCTCAAAAATGTGAGTTTTTGCAATAGTTGCAATGTTTAAAATTTTAGGAAGTTGCTTGGTCATGTTATCTCACCTTTTTGAGTTATTTTAGTTGAAAAATCAGACTTTATCTCTATTATTCTTACATTGTTTTGATTTTAGGACAGAAAATGAAAAATAAAAGTGAAAAACACGACAGCGAAGTCCGTTTAGATAAGTGGCTCTGGGCGGCTCGTTTCTACAAAACCCGCTCTATTGCAAAAGCAATGATTGAAGGCGGAAAAGTGCATTACAACGGGCAGCGTGCGAAAGTCAGCAAAGCTGTCGAAATCGGGGCAATTATCAAGCTTCGCCAAGGCAATGAAGAAAAAGAGGTAGAAGTGCTTGCCTTAAGCGACCAACGCCGTGGCGCACCCGAGGCACAATTGCTCTACCAAGAAACGGAAAAAAGTATTAAACACCGTGAGGCAATGGCATTTGCCCGCAAAGCCAATGCACTTTCAATGCCTCACCCGGACCGCCGACCAAACAAAAAAGAGCGGCGAGATTTAATTAAATTCAAAGAACAAGAATTTAGCTAAACCGTTAAAATTAACCCTTGTAATTACGAAAATTATCCTTATATTGTGAGGCAGCGAAGCACGGTGGGCAATTTGCTCACCTTTTTAATTTTTACAAGCGGTGATTTTTTACTCGCTACGCTCGCACTTCGTGCCGTCGGCAGAGCCGACGTTCAAACGTAAGCGTTTGTGCAAAATTTTACCAAAAACCGACCGCTTGCAAACTAGGAAACACAATGAACTATACCAAAGACAACGACAAACTTTACCGCTACTTATTCAAAGAACGAGCAGTGCGTGGCGAATGGGTGCGTTTAAACAACACCTTTACCGAAACCTTGAACACCCACCACTACCCAAAAGCAGTGCAAAATTTATTGGGCGAAATGCTAGTTGCCACCAGCCTTTTAACCGCCACAATGAAATTTAACGGTACAATCACCGTGCAAATTCAGGGCGATGGTCCGTTAAAATTAGCGGTAGTAAACGGAAACGATCAGCAACAACTACGAGCCTTAGCTCGAGTTCAGGCAGAGGTTGCCGATAATGCCACGCTTTCAGAAATGATTGGCAACGGCGTGCTGGTAATTTCGATTATCCCAACCGATGGCGAACGCTACCAAGGCGTGATTGCCCTCGACAAACCGACTATTCGTGAATGTTTGGAAGATTATTTTGAACGCTCGGAACAGCTTAAAACGCATCTGATTATCCGCAACGGCGAATATGAAGGCAAAGTGGTGGCAGGCGGAATGCTACTGCAAATTATGCCGGACGGCACAGGCTCTCGTGATGATTTCGAGCATTTAGCCACGCTGACTGAAACGGTAAAAGACGAAGAATTATTCGGCTTAGAAGCCGAAGAGCTACTCTACCGCCTCTACCACGAAGAACAAGTGGAGGTCTATCCGCCACAAGAAACCGAATTCAAATGCGGCTGCTCAAGAGAACGCTCCAGCTCGGCATTGTTACTTGTGCCGGCAGAGGAAATTGATGAAATGTTAGCCGAAAAACAGGGCGTGATTGATATGCAATGCGAATGTTGCGGTACCCAATATTTCTTCGACAAAGCAGCCATTGAGAGCTTTAGAGAAGAGGCGGAAAAATTAAGCTCATTAGGCTTAAATTAAGCCATCTAGCTAAACAAGCGGTCAAAATTCGATAATTTTTTGCAATTTGCAAAATCTTTCAAAAATTTGACCGCTTGCATTTTATTTATTTGAACCTTCAGGGTGTAAACCAATACCTTTATGCCGTTCCTTTAATTTCGCATTCACATCCGCCCAAGAAAGCTCAGCATTGTGTAGCAACACCGTTAAATGGTAAGCCAAATCCGCCACTTCTGACACCAACTCTTCCCGATCATTTTTCATTGCTGCAATCACGCTTTCCACCGCTTCTTCCCCCACTTTTTGGGCGATTTTGTGCGTGCCTTTGGTGTAAAGTTTTGCTGTGTAAGAACTTTCCGGATCGGCATTTTTACGCTCAGCGATCATTCGCTCTAATTTAGAAAAGAAGATCCAATCTGGCTGTTCTTGCTCAAATTGATGAAAACAGCTCTCCGCCCCTGTGTGGCAGGTTTCACCGATGGGGTTGGCGAGGATTAACAACGTATCGTTGTCACAATCCAAGCTCATATCCACCACGTTTAAGAAATTGCCCGAGGTTTCGCCTTTTGTCCATAAACGTTGTTTTGTGCGAGAGTAGAAAGTCACTCGTTTTTCGTTAAGCGTTTTGGCTAGAGCTTCTTCATTCATATAGCCAAGCATTAACACTTCGCAGGTTTGAGCGTTTTGGACGATAACGGGGAGCAAACCATCAACTTTATTCCAATCTATTTTATTTCGCATTTTTTCTTCCTTTTTTGACCGCTTGCAAAATGTGCGTAGGGGCGGGTTTTAACCCGCCCGTAGATTTCTGGGTTATCGGGAGGGTTAAAACCCTCCCCTACGATTATTTACGGATTTCTACCCCTTCCTTCGCCAAATACGCCTTCAACTCGCCAATATTGATAATCTGCTTATGAAACACGCTGGCTGCCAACGCTCCATCAACTTGAGCATCAATAAAGGCATCACGGAAATGCACCATTTCACCCGCTCCGCCTGAGGCAATCAGTGGCACTTGGCAGACTTCACGCACTTGTTTGAGTTGCACCAAATCGTAGCCGTTACGCACGCCGTCTTGGTTCATCATATTGAGTACGATTTCGCCTGCGCCACGTTTTTGCACCTCTGCCACCCAATCAAGCAGTTGCCAGTTGGTTTGACGAGTGCGTTTTTCATCGCCGGTGTATTGATTAACCCAATATTTGCCTGTCTCGGCTTCAAACCAGCTATCAATGCCGACCACAATTGCCTGCACGCCAAAACGATCCGCAAGGCGGGAAATCAAATCAGGCTCGGCAAGGGCGGGCGAGTTGATCGAGATTTTGTCCGCCCCGAACGCGAAAATCTGTTCCGCATCGGCAATGGTTTTGATACCACCCGCCACGCAGAACGGAATATCAATCACCTGTGCCACACGCTCAACCCAGCTTTTATCCACCGTGCGACCGTCCGATGAGGCGGTGATGTCGTAAAACACCAACTCATCCGCCCCTTCTTCGGCGTAACGCTGGGCAAGCGGCACGATGTCGCCGATGATTTCGTGATTGCGGAACTGTACGCCTTTGACGACCTGGCCGTCACGCACGTCCAAACAAGGAATTATCCGTTTTGCCAACATTCGATTGCCTCCGCCACATTAAATTTACCTTCCAACAACGCACGCCCCACGATCACACCCGCCACGCCAGTGCCTTTGAGTGCTGCAATATCCGCCAAATTGCCGATACCGCCTGAGGATTGGAATTCGATTTCAGGGTATTTGGAACAGATTTCACGGTACAGCTCCACATTTGAGCCAGCCAGTGTGCCGTCTCGGGAGATATCGGTGCATAAAACGTGTTTTAAGCCAACGGTTTGAAAGTCTTCAATCAGCTCTTCAAGCGACACGCCGCTCGCCTCTTGCCAACCGCTAATGGCGATGATTTTGTTGCCGTTTTGGTCGATATTCACATCCAACGCCAACACAAATTTCTCAGCACCGTACTTTTCAAACCAGCTTTTGACGGTTTCTCGTTCTTTGACGGCTGTAGAGC is a genomic window containing:
- the hslO gene encoding Hsp33 family molecular chaperone HslO is translated as MNYTKDNDKLYRYLFKERAVRGEWVRLNNTFTETLNTHHYPKAVQNLLGEMLVATSLLTATMKFNGTITVQIQGDGPLKLAVVNGNDQQQLRALARVQAEVADNATLSEMIGNGVLVISIIPTDGERYQGVIALDKPTIRECLEDYFERSEQLKTHLIIRNGEYEGKVVAGGMLLQIMPDGTGSRDDFEHLATLTETVKDEELFGLEAEELLYRLYHEEQVEVYPPQETEFKCGCSRERSSSALLLVPAEEIDEMLAEKQGVIDMQCECCGTQYFFDKAAIESFREEAEKLSSLGLN
- the hisA gene encoding 1-(5-phosphoribosyl)-5-[(5-phosphoribosylamino)methylideneamino]imidazole-4-carboxamide isomerase is translated as MKHSQIIPALDLINGQVVRLHQGDYAKQTTYTDDPIAQFADYVAQGAKQLHLVDLTGAKNPAERQTALIGKIIAATNCPIQVGGGIRTEQDVADLLAVGASRVVIGSTAVKERETVKSWFEKYGAEKFVLALDVNIDQNGNKIIAISGWQEASGVSLEELIEDFQTVGLKHVLCTDISRDGTLAGSNVELYREICSKYPEIEFQSSGGIGNLADIAALKGTGVAGVIVGRALLEGKFNVAEAIECWQNG
- the hisF gene encoding imidazole glycerol phosphate synthase subunit HisF: MLAKRIIPCLDVRDGQVVKGVQFRNHEIIGDIVPLAQRYAEEGADELVFYDITASSDGRTVDKSWVERVAQVIDIPFCVAGGIKTIADAEQIFAFGADKISINSPALAEPDLISRLADRFGVQAIVVGIDSWFEAETGKYWVNQYTGDEKRTRQTNWQLLDWVAEVQKRGAGEIVLNMMNQDGVRNGYDLVQLKQVREVCQVPLIASGGAGEMVHFRDAFIDAQVDGALAASVFHKQIINIGELKAYLAKEGVEIRK
- the nudE gene encoding ADP compounds hydrolase NudE, which encodes MTKQLPKILNIATIAKTHIFEVQAVDLRFSNGEERTYERLTPQRRSSVLVIPIQNNELIFIKEYAVGSERYELSFPKGIVDSGEDPIESANRELQEEIGFGARKLAFLRSLYSGPSHMYGLMHVFVAEDLYPSQLEGDEPEPLEIVRYPLDKIDELLADVHFAEARNLSALFMLRDYLK
- the hslR gene encoding ribosome-associated heat shock protein Hsp15, with the translated sequence MKNKSEKHDSEVRLDKWLWAARFYKTRSIAKAMIEGGKVHYNGQRAKVSKAVEIGAIIKLRQGNEEKEVEVLALSDQRRGAPEAQLLYQETEKSIKHREAMAFARKANALSMPHPDRRPNKKERRDLIKFKEQEFS